Below is a genomic region from Ferrimicrobium sp..
GCGATGCCGCAAACGCACTGGCAATGCTCCTCATCGTGGTTGATGCGATTATCCAGGGAGGTGACGCAGAAACTGCAGGAGTCCGGCGAAGTAGGTCTCCTGGTCGTCATACAACGCCATGTGACTGCCGTTCGGACAGAAGAGATACTGACCGTTGGGCAGGGTGTTCGCCATCATCTCCATGTGCGATGGATCCATGGTATCGTACCGAGCGCCGATGACGAGCGTGGGTACCGTAATGGTTGCGAGATCGTTGACGCGGTCCCAGTTGGCGAGTTTGGCGTCCGGACTCATCCCCAACTCACTCGGTCCCTGCATGGAGACGTAGATCTGCTGATTGAGTTGATCGAATCCACGTTGTACCGGATCGGGCCATTGGTCGGCTGGCATGCGTAGGGTGTGATACTCGTAGAAGTGGGGGATCAGGAGCTCCATGTAGCGTGGGTTGTTGATGTCCCCGCTGGCTTCGAGTGCTTTGATCTCGGCGAGGGCGGTCTGATCCATTTGGGGCATCAAAACCTGCTCTGCGTAGGCGGTGTAGGCTGGCGCACTCGCCATCATGTTGGAGATCACCAACCCGCGAAGATGCTCTTGATGTGCGAGGGCGTATTCGATGGCGAGTATGCCGC
It encodes:
- a CDS encoding proline iminopeptidase-family hydrolase; translated protein: MGIDQSYLDYSSRDDRLSGGARQIPITTQVGSFNVWTKRIGNNPRLKVLLLHGGPGANHAYFEAMDSYLPAEGVEYYYYDQLGSSFSDKPDDPLLWETERFVDEVEQVRQALNLDHDNFVLLGHSWGGILAIEYALAHQEHLRGLVISNMMASAPAYTAYAEQVLMPQMDQTALAEIKALEASGDINNPRYMELLIPHFYEYHTLRMPADQWPDPVQRGFDQLNQQIYVSMQGPSELGMSPDAKLANWDRVNDLATITVPTLVIGARYDTMDPSHMEMMANTLPNGQYLFCPNGSHMALYDDQETYFAGLLQFLRHLPG